In the Moraxella osloensis genome, TATTGGCAGTGCCAAGGTCGATGGCGATATTACTTGATAAAAATCCGAAGAGGCTCATGTATCATTTCCCAGTGATAACAAAACTACACTGCAAGCAAAGCAGAAATTAGCGGGGTGTTTAATCGCACATCGAGTCAACGAGGCATTTTTTAAAAGCGTTTATTTAAAAGCTGTTAATGCCTATGTTTCTAATACCTATGTTTCTAGTGCCCATATTTCAAAACCACCCTATTTGCTCACTAGCAAAAAAATCTGAAGCAAGCTGCTTATAGCCGCTATATTTTACATAAAAATAGCAAGAAACTCTTAACGATTAACAGTTAAAAGGCTATCTTTTTACATAAAAAAAGCTGACGATGATTTTAAAGAGTTTTAGGCGATAGTGACTTTAATGCGATTAATTTGCGTTTAGTAAGAATAGTGCTAGATTATAGCGGTAAAATATCGCAAAATATAGTGATTTAATCACATTCTATCTTTATTCACGAATTTTTTGTGACAAATTATTTAGGTCACATCACCCTATTTTTTCAAATTTGTTATTAAAAGTAACTAAACTTATGCAACTGTTTTTATCAGGTTTTATCCTCTTTTATTATAGCCTGTTGCTATAATTGGCTGGTTTAAAATCGCATCGAACATTTGCCTTGTTTGTCCGTTTTTTATTTTTGTTTGTACTTAAGGAACTCATCATGTCGCAGACGCTTTCAACTGATGAAATTATGAACATCGCCAAACTTGCTCGGCTTGGCGTGACCGCTGAGCAGGCAGATAGTTATGCCAATGACCTAAGCAAAATCCTATCGATGATGGATATTTTGGCAGAGGTCAACACTGACAATATCGCACCGCTTACCAATGTCCATGATATGACCCAGCCACTGCGTGAAGATGTTATTGGCGGTGATGGGGTTGAAGTCAATCGTGAGCTTTACCAATCCATTGCGCCAAGCGTTGCTGATGGCTTATACCTTGTGCCACAGGTCATTGAATAAGCCACAGCTCATCGAATACCTCGTCAAATTTTTGTTAATTAATTATAAGTGAAAATTATGTCTGAACTACATACGTTTTCGGTTGCCCAATTGGCAGCAGGTCTAAAAAATAAAGACTTTAGCAGTACCGAACTTACCAAGCACTTTCTCAATCGGATTGCCCAGCATGATAAAGCCATTAACAGCTTTATCACAGTCACGCCTGAACAAGCGTTAGCGCAAGCTGCCGCCGCCGATAAATTATTGGCAGAAGGCAAAGGCGCAGACTTGACGGGCGTGCCACTGGCTCATAAAGACATTTTTTGTACCCAAGGCGTTTTAACCACTTGTGGCTCAAAAATGCTAGAAAACTTTGTGGCGCCTTACAACGCTACTATCGTTGAAAACTGCCAAAATGCAGGCTTAGTTATGCTTGGCAAAACCAGCATGGATGAGTTCGCGATGGGCTCGGACAATGAGTCATCATACTTTGGCGCCGTGCACAACCCCTGGGATGTCAGCCGCGTACCAGGCGGTTCATCGGGTGGGAGCGCGGCAGCGGTTGCGGCAGGTTTTGCGCCCTTTGCCACAGGCTCAGATACCGGCGGCTCGATTCGTCAACCTGCGTCATTTTGTGGTTTGACAGGGATTAAGCCAACTTACGGACGTGTCTCACGTTATGGGATGGTGGCGTATGCGTCAAGTTTTGACCAAGCTGGCAGTTTTGGTAAAACCGCAGAGGATTGTGCTTATTTGCTGAGCGTGTTATCAGGTCATGACAGCAAAGACTCAACGTCTGCCAACAAAGAGGTGCCCGATTTTGTCGCTAGTTTGACCAGCAAACGCCAAGCCAATGCCAGCCATGATAAACCGCTTCAAGGGTTACGCATCGGGGTTCCATCTGAATACTTTGCCGATGGCTTAAATAGCGAAGTTAAAGCCAGCGTAGAAGCGGCATTAAAACAATACCAAGCCTTGGGTGCAAGCTTGGTGGATGTGAATTTGACCAAACCTGAAATCACCCTTGCCACTTATTATTTGCTCGCCCCAGCCGAGGCTTCATCTAACTTATCGCGTTATGATGGGGTGCGTTATGGCTACCGCTGTGACAGCCCAAAAAACTTAGAAGATTTATACACCCGCTCACGTTCTGAAGGCTTTGGTGCTGAAGTACAGCGCCGTATTTTGATGGGTACCTATGCGTTATCAGCGGGTTATTTTGATGCCTATTATATCAAAGCGCAAAAAGTGCGCCGCCTCATCAGCCAAGACTTTGCCAAAGCCTTTGAAAGCTGTGATGTCATTGCCACACCAACTGCGCCAACGACGGCTTATAAAATCGGTGCAAGCCTTAGCCCTGCCGAAATTTATATGGGGGATGTTTATACCATTGGCGTGAATTTAGCCGGTTTACCGTCATTAAGCCATCCGGTGGGTTTTGATGGTGACAATCTGCCTGTCGGCTTACAGCTGATTGCAAAGGCATGGGACGAAGAGACGCTACTGCAGACTGCCGATGCGTATCAGCAAGTCACTGATTTTCACCAACAACTATCACCCATCGCCAAAGCCTAAGGAGCCTTGTTATGACAAACGAAAATAAACCGCAAGCGCCTGCTTCTGCTCAGGCACCGTTGGTTGATGGCTATGAAGTGGTTATTGGTATCGAAATCCACTGCCAACTCAACACCAAAACCAAAATTTTCTCATCGGCTTCAACGTTATTTGGGCAAGAACCCAACACCCAAGCCAATATTGTCGACCTAGCCATGCCAGGGGCGCTGCCTGTACTCAACAAAGATGTGGTAGAAAAAGCGGTGATGTTTGGGCTTGGCGTCAATGCTGAAATCGGTATGATGAACGCCTTTGACCGTAAAAATTATTTTTACCCCGATTTACCAAAAGGCTACCAAATCAGCCAAATGGCGCACCCGATTGTCGGTGCAGGCTATATCGACATCGTGGTCAATGAAGGTGAAAAAAACGAATACCCCAAACGTATTCACATTACCCGTGCTCACTTAGAAGAAGATGCGGGCAAATCGGTGCACGATGCGGTGCCACAAATGACAGGCGTGGATTTAAACCGTGCCGGTACGCCGCTGATTGAAATCGTCTCGGAGCCTGATATGCGCTCAGCTGCCGAGGCGGTTGCCTATGTCAAAGCCATTCACCAGTTGGTCACTTGGCTCGGTATTTCTGATGCCATTATGGCGGAAGGCTCATTCCGTGCCGACTGTAACGTCTCCGTGCGAAAACCGGGTGAGCCGTTTGGCACTCGCAACGAGCTGAAAAACATCAACTCGTTTCGCTTTATCGAAATGGCAATCAATCGGGAAGTTGAGCGTCAAATTGAGGATATTGAACGTGGCATTCCTATTAAGCAAGCCACTCGTTTATATGACCCTCAAAAAGATGAAACCATTGCGATGCGTGAAAAGGAAGAAGCCAACGACTACCGCTACTTCCCAGACCCCGACCTTTTACCTGTGCATATTGATACTGCAACTTTTGAACAAATCAAAAACGCCATGCCAGAATTGCCAGTGGCACGTCGTGAGCGTTTTCAATCGGCGCTTGGCTTACCTGAATACGATAGCCGTATTTTAACCGCTAGCCGTTCGCTCGCTGATTACTTTGAGCAAGTAGTGGCAAAAGTCGGTCATGATAACGCCAAACTGGCTGCCAATTGGATAATGGGTGACCTGCTCGGCGCGCTCAACAAAGATGAAAAAACCATTGAGCAAAGCCCGATTTCAGTGAGCCAATTTGCCAAACTGCTAGAACGTATCAAAGATAATACGCTATCAGGCAAGCTGGCCAAACAAGCCTTTATCGCCCTATTTGCTGGCGAAGGCGGTGACGATGAAACAGCCGTGGATAAAATCATTGCCGATAAAGGTTTGAAACAAGAAACCGATACAGGCGCGATTAAAGCGATTGTCGAAGACGTGTTGAAAAATAACCAAGCGATGGTCGATGAGTACAAGTCAGGTAAAGAAAAAGCCTTTAACGGTCTTGTCGGTCAAGTGATGAAAGCCTCCAAAGGTAAAGCCAACCCGGCGCAAGTTAATCAGCTGTTAAAAGAATTAATTGGATAAGTTGGTATTGCAAATTCTGTCATTTTTGGTAGAATAGTACACCTTTCGGGGCGTAGCGCAGTCTGGTAGCGCACTTGCATGGGGTGCAAGGGGTCGCGAGTTCGAATCCCGCCGTTCCGACCAAATTAAAAAGGCTTACGTGTTACGTAGGCCTTTTTCTTTTTTGAGTTTTTTTATACCTATTGTCACAGTATTTTTACGTGAATATGACAATAGCTTTTTCGTTTTGATAGATAATTTTTTGATAAAATTTTCTCCCTATTTGGCTGTATTTATTTGACTGTATTTTTAGAAAAATCATGAGCGCAATCATTAAATCATTCCTTGCTAAGTATAAACTGACAAATTTGGCTGCGGCTTTGGTATGGGTGGTTTTACCCCTCACCGCGCAAGCCGATAGCGGTCACCAAGCACAAACCAACAAAGATGCGATTGTACGTTCTTGTCCCAATCGTCTATGCCCCGTCGTGCAGACCCTACCCAAAGGCATCAAGTTTAGCTGGGTATTAGCCAAAAATGGCTTTGTGAACATTGCCGATTCTACCTTGTGGGTAGCTACTACTGACATCAAATAAGTGCTTGTATGTTTTCAAATTTTTCTTAAAAAGCCTGTCATGAATATGATGGGCTTTTTTGTTATGATAGTCTAAGCTTAATGTTGAACGAGTCGATTATGCCCTACCCAAAAATCATTATTTCAATTGAAAAACAACAGCTTACTTTATGTCTTAGCCGCACCCAGTCACAAACTTACCCCATCTCTACCGCCAAAAATGGTATTGGACAACTGCAGGATACTGGCTGCACACCGCTCGGTGCGCACGTGATTAGCGAAAAATTTGGTGATAATTTACCTATCAACAGTGTATTTGTGGCACGAAAATTTACCGGCGAAATTTATGACGATTATTTGGCAACTACATTCCCCAATCGAGACTGGATTTTGACGCGGATTTTGTGGTTAGATGGTTGTGAAGAAGGCTTTAACAAAGGCACCAATGAGCAAGGGGTGTGTGATACCAAGGCGCGTTACATTTACATTCATGGGACGCCCAGTACCGAGCCGATGGGCATTCCGCTTTCTCATGGCTGTATCCGCATGCGCAATCAAGACATCATCACACTCTATGACCAAGTGGATATTGGTACAGCGGTCGAAATTTTGCCTTAACTTTATCCCCTAACTTTATCAAAATTAACCTTAATAATATATTAGAAAAAATTAATAAATATAGTTATTGGTTAAAAAAAATTACAAAATAGTTTTTATTTATTCGTATTTTAGGCATATAATAGCCGTGTCACATCAATCGGCTTTAACTTTAATTAATAAGGTAGATTGATTATCAAATAACAATGAAAAGGAGCTGATTATGTCAGTCGAAACATTACACAATATCGCAGAAACTCGCCGTTCTATCTATATGCTCAATGACCAATTGCCTGTCTCAAAAGATGAGGTGGTTAAACTGGTTGAACATGCCGTGTTACATACCCCCTCTTCATTCAACTCACAGTCAAGCCGCTTGGTAGTATTGTTTGGTGAAGACCATCAAAAACTTTGGCAAATCACCGAAGATTTGCTACGCGCGATGGTGAATGATGATGAAAAATTCAAATCAACTGCCGATAAAATGGCCATGTTTAAAGCCGGTGCAGGGACTATCTTATATTTTGAAGACCAATCAGTGGTCAAAGGCTTACAAGAACAATTCCCACTTTATGCGCATAATTTCCCAGTATGGGCAGAACACACCAGTGCGATGCACCAATATGCGATTTGGAACGCCTTAGCCGCGCTCAACATCGGTGCAAACTTACAGCATTACAATGGCGTGATTGATGAAAAAGTGGCACAAACATGGAACATCGATAGCAACTGGAAACTCATTGCGCAGATGGTATTTGGTGGTATCGCCGCCCCAGCAGGTGAAAAAACCTTTGAACCAATTGAAAAACGCTTAAAAGTTTACGGAAAATAATTTTCCAATACGCGTTTTGATAGGTGTTACAATAAAAGCAAAAAGCCAATATCTGACGGTATTGGCTTTTTTATATAAATTTGATTGCCATTAACTAAAAAATTAGCTCAGTAAAAACCCGACAATATACCGCATATTATCTACTGTCGGTATCGAAATTAGCGGCTAAATGCTGTCATCCATGACTGACCTAACTAGTCATACAGTGATTGACTGATTGGTGCTTTCTGCAGAGGCAATTTTCTTTAATTCACATGCCTACAATCAAGCCAAACTACTACCAAAACTTTGGCGCATTTTTAACCGTTTTTAGACTCACCGCGCATTGCTCGCTACTCGCTTGCTCACGCCCGCTAAACCAACCCACCGCAAATAGTGCATTTGGGTCGGTTTTGGCTTTCTCAAGATAGTTAGCATGACCGACCACATTGTCATTATACTCACCGAGTACGTCTTGTGCAGGCTCTAAGTATTGCAAGAAGGCATTGAGCTTCGTCGCTTTTTTTCCTTTTTTGCCATTGTTTTGGCTGGCAAAAAGCGGCGCAGCAAACTCACTGACATACCGCAGGCTTTTTAGGTCTTTACGGACACCATGCTGGCTTTCTGTATCAAGACTGGCAAATTTATCACTCGCCGCGGCAATCGCGGTAAATAGTTTTTGCAACTTTTTGGCAACTGGGGCTTTGGCTTTTGGGCTGTCCGCAGGTACGGGCAAATGGGTAAAACCAATCAGCTCTAAGAGCAGAATTTGAAAATCATTGGCTCTGACGGCGTCAATCGGCATGATATCTACTGCCGTTGACCACTCGACATGCGATGCACCGACTGATTCTAGCAGGGGCTGGGTTTTTATTTGCAAGATTTCTTTATCGCGATACTCCCCTAACAGACTAAAGGTTTGTTTGAGTACCATCAGCCAATTTGGGTCGATATAATCTTGGGCAAATTTGAAATGTTTGAGGGCAGTGCGCAAACGCCGAATACCGACACGCAGTTGGTGTACTAAGTTGCCATCAGGACTGCCTTCAGCAATTGCAGAGGCATTGGGCAAAATCTGCACTAGGCAGTTATTGACCACTGCCTGCAAAAACGCAAATTGGCTGATACCTTTATGTAATTGCAGCACAGCCAAATCCGCTTTGACAGGCTCGGCAAATTGCTTATTCGCGAGTAGCAAACTACCCCGCTGCGCTTTG is a window encoding:
- the gatC gene encoding Asp-tRNA(Asn)/Glu-tRNA(Gln) amidotransferase subunit GatC; this translates as MSQTLSTDEIMNIAKLARLGVTAEQADSYANDLSKILSMMDILAEVNTDNIAPLTNVHDMTQPLREDVIGGDGVEVNRELYQSIAPSVADGLYLVPQVIE
- the gatA gene encoding Asp-tRNA(Asn)/Glu-tRNA(Gln) amidotransferase subunit GatA — translated: MSELHTFSVAQLAAGLKNKDFSSTELTKHFLNRIAQHDKAINSFITVTPEQALAQAAAADKLLAEGKGADLTGVPLAHKDIFCTQGVLTTCGSKMLENFVAPYNATIVENCQNAGLVMLGKTSMDEFAMGSDNESSYFGAVHNPWDVSRVPGGSSGGSAAAVAAGFAPFATGSDTGGSIRQPASFCGLTGIKPTYGRVSRYGMVAYASSFDQAGSFGKTAEDCAYLLSVLSGHDSKDSTSANKEVPDFVASLTSKRQANASHDKPLQGLRIGVPSEYFADGLNSEVKASVEAALKQYQALGASLVDVNLTKPEITLATYYLLAPAEASSNLSRYDGVRYGYRCDSPKNLEDLYTRSRSEGFGAEVQRRILMGTYALSAGYFDAYYIKAQKVRRLISQDFAKAFESCDVIATPTAPTTAYKIGASLSPAEIYMGDVYTIGVNLAGLPSLSHPVGFDGDNLPVGLQLIAKAWDEETLLQTADAYQQVTDFHQQLSPIAKA
- the gatB gene encoding Asp-tRNA(Asn)/Glu-tRNA(Gln) amidotransferase subunit GatB — protein: MTNENKPQAPASAQAPLVDGYEVVIGIEIHCQLNTKTKIFSSASTLFGQEPNTQANIVDLAMPGALPVLNKDVVEKAVMFGLGVNAEIGMMNAFDRKNYFYPDLPKGYQISQMAHPIVGAGYIDIVVNEGEKNEYPKRIHITRAHLEEDAGKSVHDAVPQMTGVDLNRAGTPLIEIVSEPDMRSAAEAVAYVKAIHQLVTWLGISDAIMAEGSFRADCNVSVRKPGEPFGTRNELKNINSFRFIEMAINREVERQIEDIERGIPIKQATRLYDPQKDETIAMREKEEANDYRYFPDPDLLPVHIDTATFEQIKNAMPELPVARRERFQSALGLPEYDSRILTASRSLADYFEQVVAKVGHDNAKLAANWIMGDLLGALNKDEKTIEQSPISVSQFAKLLERIKDNTLSGKLAKQAFIALFAGEGGDDETAVDKIIADKGLKQETDTGAIKAIVEDVLKNNQAMVDEYKSGKEKAFNGLVGQVMKASKGKANPAQVNQLLKELIG
- a CDS encoding L,D-transpeptidase translates to MPYPKIIISIEKQQLTLCLSRTQSQTYPISTAKNGIGQLQDTGCTPLGAHVISEKFGDNLPINSVFVARKFTGEIYDDYLATTFPNRDWILTRILWLDGCEEGFNKGTNEQGVCDTKARYIYIHGTPSTEPMGIPLSHGCIRMRNQDIITLYDQVDIGTAVEILP
- a CDS encoding nitroreductase family protein, with product MSVETLHNIAETRRSIYMLNDQLPVSKDEVVKLVEHAVLHTPSSFNSQSSRLVVLFGEDHQKLWQITEDLLRAMVNDDEKFKSTADKMAMFKAGAGTILYFEDQSVVKGLQEQFPLYAHNFPVWAEHTSAMHQYAIWNALAALNIGANLQHYNGVIDEKVAQTWNIDSNWKLIAQMVFGGIAAPAGEKTFEPIEKRLKVYGK
- a CDS encoding CYTH and CHAD domain-containing protein, which encodes MHELELKFAVPSYQQNVLRKNIDTKTAQQKRLSAYYFDTPNQDLAKKGIALRIRFEDSQWVQTLKTAGDGVAKRVELNTVLSLTGTPDTLDVSSLVPDISLITEQAVVAELTSIMPLDELPQALTVQYFTDVQRTSRQIKKNNSRIEIAYDIGKVGIGHLNSQKPANNPGLTQSDIHEIEFELLEGDPSDLIEVAKTWCKKYKLYLSTVTKAQRGSLLLANKQFAEPVKADLAVLQLHKGISQFAFLQAVVNNCLVQILPNASAIAEGSPDGNLVHQLRVGIRRLRTALKHFKFAQDYIDPNWLMVLKQTFSLLGEYRDKEILQIKTQPLLESVGASHVEWSTAVDIMPIDAVRANDFQILLLELIGFTHLPVPADSPKAKAPVAKKLQKLFTAIAAASDKFASLDTESQHGVRKDLKSLRYVSEFAAPLFASQNNGKKGKKATKLNAFLQYLEPAQDVLGEYNDNVVGHANYLEKAKTDPNALFAVGWFSGREQASSEQCAVSLKTVKNAPKFW